From a single Capsicum annuum cultivar UCD-10X-F1 chromosome 12, UCD10Xv1.1, whole genome shotgun sequence genomic region:
- the LOC107849722 gene encoding beta-1,3-galactosyltransferase 7-like, translating to MKYRNKEKNSPQCILILCLSSFALGMLFSKRIWAPPELDGRITFPRRYNQEKKLSFVSSDDCETKKIQEDDMMGEFNKAHEAIRSLDSSIAKIRYELPSAKAFLGARKMEDLPTMITTDSERIGIRRKPFVVIGINTAFSARKRRDSIRETWMPQGEQLLRLEQEKGIIVRFMIGHSATSNSILDQAVDLEDAQHKDILRLDHIEGYHELSAKTKAFFTTAVAQWDAEFYVKVDDDVHVNLGTLAATLARHRLKSRVYIGCMKSGPVLHLKNVKYHEPEFWKFGEAGNKYFRHATGQIYAISRDLAKYIANNRPILHKFANEDVSLGAWLIGLEVEHVDERSMCCGTPPECEWKAQAGNVCVAAFEWSCSGICRSVERIKYVHAKCGESATTLWGALL from the exons atgaaatatagaaacaaagaaaaaaattcacctcaatgtattttaattttatgtttatccAGCTTTGCTCTTGGAATGCTTTTCTCTAAgag GATTTGGGCTCCTCCTGAATTGGATGGAAGGATCACGTTTCCAAGGCGGTACaatcaagagaaaaaattgagttttgTTTCTTCTGATGATTGTGAAACCAAAAAGATCCAG GAGGATGATATGATGGGAGAGTTTAACAAAGCTCATGAAGCTATTCG GTCGTTAGATAGTTCAATTGCTAAAATCCGATATGAGCTGCCTTCAGCTAAGGCATTCCTCGGTGCGAGGAAAATGGAAGACTTACCTACTATGATCACCACAGATTCTGAAAGAATTGGGATAAGAAGGAAGCCTTTTGTGGTAATCGGAATAAACACCGCGTTCAGTGCTAGAAAGAGGCGTGATTCGATTAGAGAAACTTGGATGCCTCAAG GTGAACAGCTACTCCGACTGGAGCAAGAAAAGGGGATCATCGTGCGATTCATGATAGGCCACAG TGCTACGTCCAATAGCATTTTAGATCAAGCCGTTGATCTTGAAGATGCTCAGCACAAAGACATTCTTCGCCTA GATCACATAGAAGGATACCATGAATTATCTGCAAAGACAAAAGCTTTCTTTACCACTGCAGTTGCACAATGGGATGCCGAGTTCTATGTTAAGGTTGATGACGATGTTCATGTTAATTTAG GTACTCTGGCTGCGACGCTAGCCAGGCATCGGTTGAAATCCAGGGTGTATATAGGATGTATGAAATCGGGGCCGGTTCTTCATCTGAA GAATGTTAAGTACCATGAACCCGAGTTCTGGAAATTCGGGGAGGCTGGAAATAAGTACTTCCGACATGCAACTGGACAGATATATGCCATCTCAAGAGACCTCGCGAAATACATTGCTAATAACCG GCCTATTCTGCATAAATTTGCAAACGAAGATGTGTCACTTGGTGCGTGGTTAATCGGTCTGGAAGTTGAGCATGTCGATGAGCGTAGCATGTGTTGTGGAACTCCACCCG AATGCGAATGGAAAGCACAAGCAGGTAATGTTTGTGTAGCGGCGTTTGAATGGAGCTGCAGTGGAATTTGCAGATCCGTCGAGAGGATAAAGTATGTACACGCCAAGTGTGGCGAAAGTGCTACGACTCTCTGGGGTGCTCTCTTATAG
- the LOC107850941 gene encoding cytoplasmic 60S subunit biogenesis factor REI1 homolog 1, with translation MRGLTCNACDKEFVDDTEQKLHYKSEWHRYNLKRKVAGVPGVREAIFLARQSALAEENEKLNETPLLYACGLCGKEYRSSKAHAQHLKSKSHLARASQQPGHHDENSVTIKPLLRHPRNETSQKAKEDVEESDESDESEWEEVDPDEEMISEATDPLRDLKMNERTSNDNMDEDTDDEYVGNLDPSCCFMCDKELKTIESCMVHMHKKHGFFIPDVEYLKDPKGFLTYLGLKVKRDFMCLYCNYRCQPFSSLEAVRKHMEAKNHCRVHYGDGDDDEEAELEEFYDYSSSFVDETGKQIVLSDDTGNSVALGNGGSELIITTRRNDGVSVRTLGSREFLRYYRQKLRPTRTNDVAISAALAARYRSMGLATVQSREHMVKLKVLKAMNRSGVENMRSKIGMKSNVIRNLPKNIPY, from the exons ATGCGGGGATTAACATGTAACGCATGTGACAAGGAATTTGTAGATGATACTGAACAAAAACTGCATTATAAATCTGAATGGCACCGCTACAATCTTAAACGCaag GTTGCAGGAGTTCCTGGAGTGAGAGAGGCTATTTTTCTAGCCAGACAGTCTGCACTTGCAGAAGAGAACGAAAAGTTAAATGAAACTCCATTGCTATATGCCTGTGGTCTGTGTGGCAAAGAGTATAGAAGCTCCAAGGCTCATGCTCAGCATCTGAAATCTAAAAGTCACCTAGCGCGGGCTTCTCAACAACCAGGTCATCATGATGAGAATAGTGTAACAATCAAGCCGCTTCTACGCCACCCTCGAAATGAAACTTCTCAGAAGGCAAAAGAAGATGTTGAGGAGAGTGATGAAAGCGATGAAAGTGAATGGGAGGAGGTTGATCCAGATGAAGAGATGATTAGTGAAGCCACCGATCCTTTGAGAGACTTAAAGATGAATGAGCGTACATCTAATGACAATATGGATGAAGATACTGATGATGAATATGTTGGAAACTTGGACCCATCTTGTTGCTTTATGTGTGATAAAGAACTCAAGACCATTGAGAGCTGCATGGTTCACATGCACAAGAAGCATGGATTCTTCATACCTGATGTCGAGTATTTGAAGGATCCCAAAGGGTTCTTGACTTACCTTGGTCTCAAG GTTAAAAGGGATTTCATGTGTCTGTATTGCAATTACAGATGTCAACCTTTCAGCAGTTTGGAAGCAGTTCGGAAGCATATGGAAGCAAAGAACCATTGCAGAGTGCATTATGGTGATGGcgatgatgatgaagaagctgAATTAGAAGAGTTTTATGACTATAGCAGCAG CTTTGTGGATGAAACTGGGAAACAGATTGTTTTATCGGATGACACGGGCAACAGTGTGGcacttggaaatggtggatctgaGCTCATAATAACGACAAGACGTAATGATGGAGTATCAGTTAGGACTCTTGGATCAAGAGAGTTTTTGCGATACTACCGACAGAAACTGAGGCCCACACGGACCAATGATGTGGCTATAAGTGCTGCATTAGCTGCAAG GTACCGAAGCATGGGTCTTGCAACTGTGCAGTCCAGGGAGCACATGGTTAAGCTGAAGGTGTTAAAGGCCATGAATAGATCTGGTGTGGAGAATATGCGCAGTAAGATTGGCATGAAAAGCAACGTCATTCGTAACCTCCCTAAGAATATACCATATTAG
- the LOC107850907 gene encoding uncharacterized protein LOC107850907 isoform X2: MTKYSTDEVELYTNWDDVFCPICLDFPHNGVLLRCSSYDKGCRPFLCDTDHLHSNCLERFKQANQMMAGSQSLTSNEREDVTKSEANSWPPCPLCRGEVTGWVVVEKARMHLDVKERCCEEDKCGFKGTFAELQKHAKLDHPHACPSKIDPARQIDWENFQQSSEIIDVLSTIHAEVPRGVVLGDYVIEYGNDNSDDEFENFPSAEGNWWTSCILYQVFNNFRTSRNRRRSRVSNTRRGNRHLGYDASNSDESSVTSVEYVDYGVDETDDEFVTAAGLSRRRADSRRNNKGSTGKTRVYLHSRENWQSLT; the protein is encoded by the exons ATGACAAAGTATTCTACAGACGAGGTGGAACTGTATACCAATTGGGATGATGTGTTTTGTCCCATCTGCCTGGATTTTCCTCACAATGGTGTTCTCCTCCGGTGCTCATCTTATGACAAGGGTTGCAGGCCTTTTTTGTGTGACACAGATCATTTGCATTCCAACTGTCTAGAACGCTTCAAACAAGCAAATCAGATGATGGCTGGTTCACAATCACTGACATCCAATGAGCGAGAAGATGTGACAAAATCGGAGGCCAACAGCTGGCCTCCCTGCCCCTTGTGTAGAGGAGAAGTTACTGGATGGGTTGTTGTTGAGAAGGCCCGCATGCATCTCGATGTCAAGGAACGCTGTTGTGAAGAGGATAAATGTGGATTTAAAGGTACCTTCGCTGAACTCCAGAAACATGCTAAACTTGACCACCCTCATGCATGTCCCTCAAAAATCGATCCTGCTCGACAGATTGACTGGGAAAACTTTCAGCAGTCCTCCGAAATAATAGACGTCTTGAGTACTATTCATGCAGAAGTTCCCCGAGGGGTTGTTTTAGGTGATTATGTGATTGAATATGGAAATGATAATTCTGATGATGAATTTGAGAATTTCCCTTCAGCGGAAGGGAACTGGTGGACATCATGTATCTTGTATCAGGTATTTAATAACTTTAGGACGTCTAGAAACAGAAGAAGATCTAGAGTAAGTAATACAAGAAGAGGAAACCGTCATTTGGGTTATGATGCTTCAAACTCTGATGAGAGTTCTGTGACGTCTGTAGAGTATGTAGATTATGGGGTTGATGAGACTGATGATGAGTTTGTAACTGCTGCTGGCCTCTCAAGAAGAAGAGCTGATAGTCGCAG GAATAATAAAGGATCCACTGGAAAGACTCGAGTGTATCTTCATTCGCGTGAAAACTGGCAATCACTCACCTAA
- the LOC107850907 gene encoding uncharacterized protein LOC107850907 isoform X3, whose product MTKYSTDEVELYTNWDDVFCPICLDFPHNGVLLRCSSYDKGCRPFLCDTDHLHSNCLERFKQANQMMAGSQSLTSNEREDVTKSEANSWPPCPLCRGEVTGWVVVEKARMHLDVKERCCEEDKCGFKGTFAELQKHAKLDHPHACPSKIDPARQIDWENFQQSSEIIDVLSTIHAEVPRGVVLGDYVIEYGNDNSDDEFENFPSAEGNWWTSCILYQVFNNFRTSRNRRRSRVSNTRRGNRHLGYDASNSDESSVTSVEYVDYGVDETDDEFVTAAGLSRRRADSRSSQRRRSRFYDN is encoded by the exons ATGACAAAGTATTCTACAGACGAGGTGGAACTGTATACCAATTGGGATGATGTGTTTTGTCCCATCTGCCTGGATTTTCCTCACAATGGTGTTCTCCTCCGGTGCTCATCTTATGACAAGGGTTGCAGGCCTTTTTTGTGTGACACAGATCATTTGCATTCCAACTGTCTAGAACGCTTCAAACAAGCAAATCAGATGATGGCTGGTTCACAATCACTGACATCCAATGAGCGAGAAGATGTGACAAAATCGGAGGCCAACAGCTGGCCTCCCTGCCCCTTGTGTAGAGGAGAAGTTACTGGATGGGTTGTTGTTGAGAAGGCCCGCATGCATCTCGATGTCAAGGAACGCTGTTGTGAAGAGGATAAATGTGGATTTAAAGGTACCTTCGCTGAACTCCAGAAACATGCTAAACTTGACCACCCTCATGCATGTCCCTCAAAAATCGATCCTGCTCGACAGATTGACTGGGAAAACTTTCAGCAGTCCTCCGAAATAATAGACGTCTTGAGTACTATTCATGCAGAAGTTCCCCGAGGGGTTGTTTTAGGTGATTATGTGATTGAATATGGAAATGATAATTCTGATGATGAATTTGAGAATTTCCCTTCAGCGGAAGGGAACTGGTGGACATCATGTATCTTGTATCAGGTATTTAATAACTTTAGGACGTCTAGAAACAGAAGAAGATCTAGAGTAAGTAATACAAGAAGAGGAAACCGTCATTTGGGTTATGATGCTTCAAACTCTGATGAGAGTTCTGTGACGTCTGTAGAGTATGTAGATTATGGGGTTGATGAGACTGATGATGAGTTTGTAACTGCTGCTGGCCTCTCAAGAAGAAGAGCTGATAGTCGCAG TTCTCAAAGGCGACGTTCCCGCTTCTATGATAATTAG
- the LOC107850907 gene encoding uncharacterized protein LOC107850907 isoform X1 has translation MTKYSTDEVELYTNWDDVFCPICLDFPHNGVLLRCSSYDKGCRPFLCDTDHLHSNCLERFKQANQMMAGSQSLTSNEREDVTKSEANSWPPCPLCRGEVTGWVVVEKARMHLDVKERCCEEDKCGFKGTFAELQKHAKLDHPHACPSKIDPARQIDWENFQQSSEIIDVLSTIHAEVPRGVVLGDYVIEYGNDNSDDEFENFPSAEGNWWTSCILYQVFNNFRTSRNRRRSRVSNTRRGNRHLGYDASNSDESSVTSVEYVDYGVDETDDEFVTAAGLSRRRADSRRFFHPRMALLPNSPCCFLPSDNFNTY, from the exons ATGACAAAGTATTCTACAGACGAGGTGGAACTGTATACCAATTGGGATGATGTGTTTTGTCCCATCTGCCTGGATTTTCCTCACAATGGTGTTCTCCTCCGGTGCTCATCTTATGACAAGGGTTGCAGGCCTTTTTTGTGTGACACAGATCATTTGCATTCCAACTGTCTAGAACGCTTCAAACAAGCAAATCAGATGATGGCTGGTTCACAATCACTGACATCCAATGAGCGAGAAGATGTGACAAAATCGGAGGCCAACAGCTGGCCTCCCTGCCCCTTGTGTAGAGGAGAAGTTACTGGATGGGTTGTTGTTGAGAAGGCCCGCATGCATCTCGATGTCAAGGAACGCTGTTGTGAAGAGGATAAATGTGGATTTAAAGGTACCTTCGCTGAACTCCAGAAACATGCTAAACTTGACCACCCTCATGCATGTCCCTCAAAAATCGATCCTGCTCGACAGATTGACTGGGAAAACTTTCAGCAGTCCTCCGAAATAATAGACGTCTTGAGTACTATTCATGCAGAAGTTCCCCGAGGGGTTGTTTTAGGTGATTATGTGATTGAATATGGAAATGATAATTCTGATGATGAATTTGAGAATTTCCCTTCAGCGGAAGGGAACTGGTGGACATCATGTATCTTGTATCAGGTATTTAATAACTTTAGGACGTCTAGAAACAGAAGAAGATCTAGAGTAAGTAATACAAGAAGAGGAAACCGTCATTTGGGTTATGATGCTTCAAACTCTGATGAGAGTTCTGTGACGTCTGTAGAGTATGTAGATTATGGGGTTGATGAGACTGATGATGAGTTTGTAACTGCTGCTGGCCTCTCAAGAAGAAGAGCTGATAGTCGCAG GTTCTTTCATCCACGAATGGCACTCCTTCCAAACTCTCCCTGCTGTTTTCTTCCTTCTGACAATTTCAATACATACTAA